One segment of Purpureocillium takamizusanense chromosome 7, complete sequence DNA contains the following:
- a CDS encoding uncharacterized protein (COG:G~EggNog:ENOG503Q3YD~SECRETED:SignalP(1-23~SECRETED:cutsite=AAA-AS~SECRETED:prob=0.6054)~CAZy:AA12) produces MAPLLRVAATALILLLAGEPAAAASQCDDKKPTSSPVTAPGVAYKVLLNDLARPRGVVADARGNLLVVEQGGKGVRRVVLDDGAGIDVCVQESAQLIDESKLNHGIALSGDGQTLFASSSTDVFAYPYDADKGTAGAGRRIITGMDQGGHSTRTLLVPRHNPNLLVVSRGSDGNIDVNTTDIASARSQLRVFEVDELLAGDAAVPYASGKVLGWGLRNSVGVAEDPTTGYIWSVENSIDNMKRGGDDIHNSNPGEELNFHGLPNDTASDVYGKNYGYPACVAIYDGSNVKDYPGGAVTGKQMVGDQMPSNYTDEFCQKETVSPYVTFGSHLAPLDIEFQDDGSAAYIAMHGSWNRQPPNGYRLSRVSYSKGFPARPKDSPDAEERIMWNADNAECPKSCFRPVGLALGEQGRRLYMTSDATGELYAVTGFQACGYGGMKVQVFYRWGVSARADDTRIEYCDGAV; encoded by the exons atggcgccgctaCTGCGtgtcgccgcgacggcgctcatcctcctgctggcgggcgaacccgctgctgccgcctcgcagtgcgacgacaagaagccTACGTCGAGCCCCGTGACGGCCCCTGGTGTCGCCTACAAGGTGCTGCTCAACGACCTGGCGCGCCCGCggggcgtcgtggcggaTGCGCGGGGCAACCTGCTGGTCGTGgagcagggcggcaagggcgtgCGGAGGGTGGTCTtggacgacggggcgggcatCGACGTGTGCGTCCAGGAGAGCGCGCAGCTCATTGACGAGTCCAAG CTTAACCACGGCATCGCCCTgtccggcgacggccagacGCTCttcgcatcgtcgtcaacggaCGTCTTTGCCTACCCGTATGACGCCGACAAGGgcacggccggcgcgggccggcgcATCATCACGGGCATGGACCAGGGCGGCCACTCGACGCGCACGCTGCTGGTACCCCGGCACAACCCCAACCTGCTCGTCGTGTCGCGCGGCTCCGACGGCAACATTGACGTCAATACGACCGACATTGCGTCGGCGCGCAGCCAGCTGCGCGTCttcgaggtggacgagctgctcgcgggcgacgcggcggtcCCGTACGCGAGCGGCAaggtgctgggctgggggcTTAGGAACAGCGTCGGCGTGGCCGAGGACCCGACGACGGGATACATT TGGTCCGTCGAAAACTCCATCGACAACATgaagcgcggcggcgacgacatccacAACTCTAAcccgggcgaggagctcaacTTTCATGGGCTACCCAACGACACGGCCAGCGACGTCTACGGCAAGAACTACGGTTACCCGGCCTGCGTGGCCATCTACGACGGCTCCAACGTCAAGGACTAcccgggcggcgccgtcacggGGAAGCAGATGGTGGGCGACCAGATGCCGAGCAATTACACCGACGAATTTTGTCAGAAGGAGACGGTGTCGCCGTACGTGACATTTGGATCGCACCTGGCGCCACTGGACATTGAGTTTCAGGAcgacggctcggcggcgtatATAGCCATGCATGGGAGCTG GAACCGGCAGCCGCCCAACGGGTACCGGCTCAGTCGAGTGTCGTACAGCAAGGGCTTCCCGGCGCGGCCCAAGGACAGCccggacgccgaggagcgcatcATGTGGAACGCGGACAACGCCGAGTGCCCCAAGAGCTGCTTCCGGCCCGTGGGGCTAGCGCTGGGCgagcaggggcggcggctgtaCATGACGAGcgacgcgacgggcgagcTGTACGCCGTGACGGGGTTCCAGGCGTGCGGCTACGGCGGCATGAAGGTGCAGGTCTTCTACCGGTGGGGGgtgtcggcgcgggccgacGATACGAGGATCGAGTactgcgacggcgccgtctgA